The Eggerthella guodeyinii sequence AGGAACCGCGCACCGGTACGGGCGCGACATCGATACCGACGTCATCATCCCGGCCCGCTATCTGACCACGTCCGATCCGGCCGAGCTGGCGAAGCACTGCCTCGAGGACCTCGACACGTCGTTCATCGAGCGCGTGCAACCCGGCGACATCATCGTGGCCGACGAGAACTTCGGCTGCGGCTCGTCGCGCGAGCACGCGCCCATCGCCATCAAGGCGGCCGGCGTCGACGTGGTCATCGCCAAGAGCTTCGCGCGCATCTTCTACCGCAACTCCATCAACACGGGCCTCGCCATCATGGAATGCCCCGAAGCGGTGGACGCCATCAGCCAGGGCGATGTGGTGAACGTGGACGCCGACGCGGGCGTCATCGTGAACGAGACGACGGGCCAGACCTTCGAGGCCCAGCCGTTCCCCCCGTTCATCCGCGAGATCATCGAAGCCGGCGGCCTGATCAACCGCACGAAAGCGAAGCTTGGCGAGGAGTAGAGCCATGACCAAAACCTACAATATCTGCCTGCTTCCCGGCGACGGCATCGGCCCCGAGATCATCGCCGAGGGCGTCAAGGTGCTGAACGCGGTGGGCGCGAAGTACGATACGGCGTTCTCGTACACCGAGGCGCTGCTGGGCGGATGCGCCATCGACGCGACGGGCGTTGCGCTGCCGGGGGAGACGCTGCGCGTGGCCGAAACGTCCGACGCCGTGCTGCTGGCGGCCGTCGGCGGCCCGAAGTGGGACACCACCGATCCGTCGAAGCCCCGTCCCGAGCAGGGCTTGCTGGGCATCCGCAAGGCGCTGGGCCTGTACACGAACCTGCGTCCCGTGCAGATCTTCGCCGCGTTGGCCGACGCATCCACGCTCAAGCCCGAGATCGTGGACGGCGTGGACATGATGATCGTGCGCGAGCTGACCGGCGGCCTGTACTTCGGCCTGCGCGAGCGCTTCTACGACGAAGAAGGCTGCGGTACGGACGGCGCTTCCGGCCAGCGCGCTTACGACACGCTGGAGTATCGCGAGTACGAGGTCGAGCGCATCGCGCGCCAGGCGTTCGAGGCCGCGCGCAAGCGCCGCAACAAGGTGACCAGCGTCGATAAGGCGAACGTGCTGGAGACGAGCCGCATGTGGCGCGAGATCGTGCACCGCATCGGCGCGGAGGAGTACCCCGACGTGGAGCTCGAGGACCTGCTCGTGGACAACACGGCCATGCAGCTCATCAGCCGCCCCGTCGATTTCGACGTGGTGGTGACCGAGAACATGTTCGGCGACATCCTGTCCGACGAAGCTGCGCAGATCACCGGCTCGTTGGGCATGTTGGCCAGCGCCAGCCTCGGCGACGGCACGGCGCTGTACGAGCCCAGCCACGGCAGCGCGCCCGACATCGCGGGGAAGGGCATCGCGAACCCGCTCGCGCAGATCCTGTCCGTCGAGATGATGCTGCGCTACAGCTTCGACATGGGCGAGGCCGCCGACGACATCCGCCGCGCGGTGACCGCCGTGCTCGACGAGGGCTGGCGCACCGGCGACATCAAGCAGGCCGACACCCCCGCCGACAAACTCGTCGGCACCGTCCACATGGGCGACCTCGTGGTGGCGCACCTGTAGCGGCAGCGCTCCTCGCGTCGCCCCCAAAAAAAAGAAGCGCCCATAAAAGAAGCGCCCATAAAAGAAGCGCCCATCGGGGCGCTTCTTTTATGCTTACGGTTTCGGCCCCTTCGATACGACGATGACCACCTGGCCGTCCTGCACCGATTGACTGATCACCGTGCCCTCCGGCACGGTGTCCGAATACTCCTGCACGTAGCCGGCCTCGTAGCCGTTCAGCAGCTCGATCGCCTGGTCGAACGTCTTGCCCACGGTGCTCGGCGCCGAGTTCACGTCCTTGTCGGCATCTTTGTCGGCGTCGGCGGCATCGTCCTTCTTGGCATCTTCCGCCTTCTTGCCCAGCTTGTTCTTCTGGGCGATGTTGTACGGGTTGTTGTACGGCGGGTCGGCGACGGTGGGGAAGTTCTCGATGGCCTGGCCGTCGGTCGCCCGATCCATGAAGTCCTTCCACAGCGCGTTCGCGGTGAGCGCCGTGTCGGTGGGGACGGCACCGGACGGGTCGCCGATCCACGCGGCGCACGACAGGCTGGGCGTATAGCCCACCAGCCAGTGGTCGGTGAACAGGCTTGCTGTGCCCGTCTTGCCCGCCACGGGCTGCCCGTTGTTCAGCCGGGCGGACGTACCCGTTCCGTTGCTCTGCGTGAACACCGTCTCCAGCACCTTCGTCGTCGCGGCGGAAACCGCTTCGTCCAGCACGCGCTCGCTCGTGTCGCCCGCCTCGTAGATGACGGTGCCGTCGCGGTCGAGGATCTTCGTGATCACCGTGGGGGTGCGCTTGACGCCGCCGCTCGCCAGCGTCGCGTAGGCGCTGGCCATCTCCAGCGGGTTGACGTCGGCCACGCCCTCGGTCGCGGTGTACACGGGATCCATGGGCGAGGTCACGCCCAGGCGGCTCGCCATCTCGGTGGTGGACGCCTGGCCGATGCTGTTCGAAAGGCGCAGGTAGCCGGTGTTCGACGAGATGGCCGTGGCGCTCTGGATGGATTGGATACCGTAGTTCGCGCCGCCGAAGTTCTCGAAGTCCTGGGGCGCGCCGTCCTGGCCCGCCTTCAGGGGCGAAGAGCAATCGACCAGCGTTTGCGGCGAGATGCCCTGCTCGATGGCGGCGGCCAGCGTGAACGCCTTGAACGTGGAGCCGGCCTGACGGCCCGTGCCGCCGTCGCCCGTGGCGATGTTCACCTGGCTCTCGCCTTCGCCCTGGCCGTAGGGCACGCCGCGCGTCATGGCCTTCACCTGGCCGGTCGCCACGTCGACGGCCACGATGGAAGCGTCCAGGTTGTCGGCCATGCTCGCGCGCTGGTCGTCCACCGCCGCCTGCGCCGCATCCTGCATCGCCGGGTCGAGCGACGTGTAGATGGTCAGCCCGCCCTTGAACAGGTCGGCGTACGAGCACCCGTAGGGGTTGTTCTCGTCGAACAACAGCGTGCGCACGTAGCTCGTGAAGTAGGGGTACGCGTAAATGCCGTCCGCAGGCGCGTCGGGCGCCGGATTCAGTCCCAGCTCCTCGGCTTGCGCTTCGTCATGCTCCTGCTGCGTGATGTCGCCGGCCGACAGCATGCGGTCGAGCACCACGTTGCGGCGTTCGAGGCAGTCATCCGGGTACGCCTTGGGGTTGAGGTAGGTGGGCGACTGGGGGATGCCCACGAGCGTGGCGGCCTGCGCCAGCGTCAGGTCGAGCGCCGACACCTGGAAGTAGTTCTGAGCGGCCGCCTCGATGCCGTAGCATCCGTCGCCGTAGTTGATGATGTTGAGGTACTTGACGAGGATATCGTCTTTGCTGAAGCGTTTCTCCAGGTCGACGGCCAACTGCGCCTCGCGGATCTTGCGCTCGAACGAAATGTCGTTCGCTTCTTCGGACAGCACGGTGTTGCGCACGAGCTGCTGGGTGATGGTGGACGCGCCCTCGAGGTCGCCGCCGCGCAGGTTGTTGACGAACGCGCGCGCGATGCCGGGGATGTCCACGCCGGTGTGCTCGTAGAAGCGCACGTCCTCGGTGTCCACCGTGCCCTGCAGCACGTATGGGCTGATCTCCTCGTACGTCACCGGGTCGCGTTTCTCCAGCTGGAACTCGGCCAGCAGCGTGGATTCGTCGCCGGCGTACATCACGGACTCGCGGGACGTGTTGGTGAAATCGGTGTCTTCGATGCTGGGAAGGTCCTTCGTCCAGCCGTCCATGACGCCGAGCACGCCCTGAACCCCCGCATAGCCGACAAAGCACAGGGCTGCCACCGTGACGAGGAGGGCCCATTTCACCGCGTGGGTGCGCATTTCGCGCTGTTTTCGCCGAATTTTCATCGTTCGACTATACTACCATAGCGCTGATACCGAATCGTAACGTTCGGCCGGAGAACTACGGAACTCTCTATACCGGATCGCATCCTGTTCCACGGAGTGCGCGACGTACTACTATATATAGGTAAGGAATCACCATGCAGCATGCCATCGAACTGCTCGCGCCGGCCGGCAACGCCGCGGCGCTCCGTGCCGCCGTGCGCGGCGGGGCAGACGCCGTGTACCTCGGCCTCGAAGCCTTCAACGCCCGCCGCGGCGCCGACAACTTCACGCTGGAGACGCTGTCCGACGCATGCGCGTACGCGCATCTGCGCGGCGTGCGCGTGTACGTGACGTTCAACACCGCCGTGCTGCCCTCCGAGGTGGCGCGTGCGCTCGAGACGGTGCGCCAGGCGTACCGTGCCGGCGCCGATGCGTTCATCGTGCAGGACATCGGCATCGCATCCGAGATCGCGCGCACGCTCCCCGAGGCGCGGCTGCATATATCCACGCAGATGAACACGCACAACGCCGCCGGCATCGAGGCGGCGGCGAAGCTGGGCGCGCAGCGCGTGACGCTCGCCCGCGAGCTGTCCATCCCCGAGATCGCGCACCTTGCGGAGGTCGCGGACGGGTTCGACATGGAGGTGGAATCGTTCGCCCACGGCGCGCTGTGCGTATGCTACTCGGGACAGTGCTTCATGTCGTCGCTCATCGGCGGCCGCTCGGCGAACCGCGGGCTGTGCGCCCAGGCGTGCCGCCTGCCCTACACGCTGCACAACATGGCGCTGCGCAAGAACCTTCCGGCCCCCGGCGAGCACCTGCTGTCTCCCCAGGATCTGTGCACCATCGACCTGCTTCCGCAGCTCGTGGACGCGGGCGTGACCTCGTTCAAGATCGAGGGCCGCATGAAGTCTCCCGAGTACGTGTTCGCCGTCACGCAGACGTACCGTGCCGTGCTCGACCGTGTGCTGGCCGAACGCGCCGCGGAAAGCGGCAAGGCCGTGCGGGCCACCGACGGCGAGCATGCCACGCTGGCCGAGGCGTTCTCGCGCGGCTTCACCACGGCTTATCTGGAAAACCAGCGCGGCAACGACATCATGAGCTACGGCCGTCCGAACAACCGCGGCGTGTTCGTGGGACGCGTGCTGTCGGCGAAGAACGGCATCGCCACCGTCGCGGCCGAGCGCCCGCTCGCGGTCGGCGACGTGCTGGAATTCTGGACGAACAAAGGACACTTCGCCTATACGCTCGACCAGGTGTCGCTCGATGCGCAGGGCAACGTGCGCGTGTCGCCCGACCGGCCGGTGGGGAAGGGCGACCGCGTGTTCCGCGTGCGCAGCGCCGAGGCGGCGTTCGAAGACGACCTGTTCGAGCCGCGCGTGGCGGTGACGGGTCGCGCCGTGCTGCGCATCGGCCAGCCGCTGCGCGTGGAGTTCTCGCTGGCGCCGAGCGCCGCCTACAGCGAAGCGGCCGCGACGGTCGTCGGCTCGGCCGAGGGCGATGCGGTGGAGGCTGCGCGCACGAAGCCGGTGGCCGCCGACGACGTGCGGGCGCATATCGACCGCCTGGGCCAGACCCCGTTCGAGCTCGTGTCGCTCGACGTGGAGCTCGACGAGGGCGTGGGCATCGGCTTCTCGCAGCTGCATCGCGTGCGCGCCGCTGCGCTCGACGACCTCGCGGAGCGGCTGCTCGCACCCACGCGCGACCGTGCGCTGCCGCGCGTGCAGGAGCGCACGGCTCCCGCGCCCGCGCGCCCGCGCGGCGTGCGCATCGCGGCCTGGGCCACGAACCCCGCGTGCGCCCGTGCGGCGAAGCGCGCCGGCGCCGACATCATCTACGTGCCGGCGCTCAACTACAAGCGCGGCGAGGCGGTGGTGGCCGGCCAGCGCTCCTCGACCGCCGAGCAGGCCGGCTATCCGAAGCAGGCCGTCGTCGCCCTGCCCGCCGTCGAGCACGATCAGGTTCCGGGCACGCGCGAGGCGGCCCTCGACTTCGATCCCTGGCGCTACGTCAAGCCGGGCAAGCCGGTCGTCGCCGAGAACCTGGCCGGGCTCGTGCGCGCGGCCGAATTCGGTGCCGAGGTGGAGGTGGGCCCGCACGTGCCCATCACGAACCCGCTGTCGCTGGCCGCCGCCGCCGAGTTGGGCGCGCGGCGCGTGTGGCTGTCGCCCGAACTCACGTTGGGGCAGATCGCCGACATCGCCGAGGATGCGCCGGTCGAGCTCGGCCTCACCATCATCGGCGCCCAGGAGCTCATGGTCACCGAGCACTGCCTGCTCATGAGCCAGGGCCCCTGCGACGAGAACTGCGACGCGTGCCCGCGGCGCAAGAGCCCGCACTACCTGCGCGACCGCAAGGAGTACGAGTTCCCGGTCATCACCGATGCCATGGGCCGCAGCCACCTGTTCAACGGCGTGCAGCTCGACGTGGC is a genomic window containing:
- a CDS encoding 3-isopropylmalate dehydratase small subunit, with the translated sequence MQFKGTAHRYGRDIDTDVIIPARYLTTSDPAELAKHCLEDLDTSFIERVQPGDIIVADENFGCGSSREHAPIAIKAAGVDVVIAKSFARIFYRNSINTGLAIMECPEAVDAISQGDVVNVDADAGVIVNETTGQTFEAQPFPPFIREIIEAGGLINRTKAKLGEE
- a CDS encoding transglycosylase domain-containing protein, whose protein sequence is MRTHAVKWALLVTVAALCFVGYAGVQGVLGVMDGWTKDLPSIEDTDFTNTSRESVMYAGDESTLLAEFQLEKRDPVTYEEISPYVLQGTVDTEDVRFYEHTGVDIPGIARAFVNNLRGGDLEGASTITQQLVRNTVLSEEANDISFERKIREAQLAVDLEKRFSKDDILVKYLNIINYGDGCYGIEAAAQNYFQVSALDLTLAQAATLVGIPQSPTYLNPKAYPDDCLERRNVVLDRMLSAGDITQQEHDEAQAEELGLNPAPDAPADGIYAYPYFTSYVRTLLFDENNPYGCSYADLFKGGLTIYTSLDPAMQDAAQAAVDDQRASMADNLDASIVAVDVATGQVKAMTRGVPYGQGEGESQVNIATGDGGTGRQAGSTFKAFTLAAAIEQGISPQTLVDCSSPLKAGQDGAPQDFENFGGANYGIQSIQSATAISSNTGYLRLSNSIGQASTTEMASRLGVTSPMDPVYTATEGVADVNPLEMASAYATLASGGVKRTPTVITKILDRDGTVIYEAGDTSERVLDEAVSAATTKVLETVFTQSNGTGTSARLNNGQPVAGKTGTASLFTDHWLVGYTPSLSCAAWIGDPSGAVPTDTALTANALWKDFMDRATDGQAIENFPTVADPPYNNPYNIAQKNKLGKKAEDAKKDDAADADKDADKDVNSAPSTVGKTFDQAIELLNGYEAGYVQEYSDTVPEGTVISQSVQDGQVVIVVSKGPKP
- the leuB gene encoding 3-isopropylmalate dehydrogenase yields the protein MTKTYNICLLPGDGIGPEIIAEGVKVLNAVGAKYDTAFSYTEALLGGCAIDATGVALPGETLRVAETSDAVLLAAVGGPKWDTTDPSKPRPEQGLLGIRKALGLYTNLRPVQIFAALADASTLKPEIVDGVDMMIVRELTGGLYFGLRERFYDEEGCGTDGASGQRAYDTLEYREYEVERIARQAFEAARKRRNKVTSVDKANVLETSRMWREIVHRIGAEEYPDVELEDLLVDNTAMQLISRPVDFDVVVTENMFGDILSDEAAQITGSLGMLASASLGDGTALYEPSHGSAPDIAGKGIANPLAQILSVEMMLRYSFDMGEAADDIRRAVTAVLDEGWRTGDIKQADTPADKLVGTVHMGDLVVAHL
- a CDS encoding DUF3656 domain-containing U32 family peptidase: MQHAIELLAPAGNAAALRAAVRGGADAVYLGLEAFNARRGADNFTLETLSDACAYAHLRGVRVYVTFNTAVLPSEVARALETVRQAYRAGADAFIVQDIGIASEIARTLPEARLHISTQMNTHNAAGIEAAAKLGAQRVTLARELSIPEIAHLAEVADGFDMEVESFAHGALCVCYSGQCFMSSLIGGRSANRGLCAQACRLPYTLHNMALRKNLPAPGEHLLSPQDLCTIDLLPQLVDAGVTSFKIEGRMKSPEYVFAVTQTYRAVLDRVLAERAAESGKAVRATDGEHATLAEAFSRGFTTAYLENQRGNDIMSYGRPNNRGVFVGRVLSAKNGIATVAAERPLAVGDVLEFWTNKGHFAYTLDQVSLDAQGNVRVSPDRPVGKGDRVFRVRSAEAAFEDDLFEPRVAVTGRAVLRIGQPLRVEFSLAPSAAYSEAAATVVGSAEGDAVEAARTKPVAADDVRAHIDRLGQTPFELVSLDVELDEGVGIGFSQLHRVRAAALDDLAERLLAPTRDRALPRVQERTAPAPARPRGVRIAAWATNPACARAAKRAGADIIYVPALNYKRGEAVVAGQRSSTAEQAGYPKQAVVALPAVEHDQVPGTREAALDFDPWRYVKPGKPVVAENLAGLVRAAEFGAEVEVGPHVPITNPLSLAAAAELGARRVWLSPELTLGQIADIAEDAPVELGLTIIGAQELMVTEHCLLMSQGPCDENCDACPRRKSPHYLRDRKEYEFPVITDAMGRSHLFNGVQLDVAQTLPDLIHAGVTSFMVDTTLMNVEETTKVVQRAVRARNVAHADGNAIAKTPGTTSGHLFRGVS